One Anser cygnoides isolate HZ-2024a breed goose chromosome 6, Taihu_goose_T2T_genome, whole genome shotgun sequence genomic region harbors:
- the SCRN3 gene encoding secernin-3 isoform X1 has product MAARPPPRSCDTFVALPPAAAGGRVVFGKNSDRPRDEVQEVLHCPAARHPPGAALQCTYIEIEQVRHTYAVVLSRPSWLWGAEMGANEHGVCIGNEAVWGREEVCDDEALLGMDLVRLGLERADTAEKALTVIVDLLEKYGQGGNCMESHMAFTYHNSFLIADRKEAWVLETSGKHWAAEKVEGGVRNISNQLSITTKIDRQHPELKEYAKSKGWWDGEKEFDFAATYSYVNTARMTTSRGRYCEGYKLLNKHKGSITSETMMEILRDKESGINMEGGFMTTGSMVSVLPQEPNLPCIHFFTGTPDPARSVFKPFIFVPNVTQLLKTTSPTFGHDDPVKKQPRFQSKPDRRHELYKKHESAAVAMEAMKDEGKEMLQKIQMLEKSKISEVESILQNGCLDTNQVVNLFTQCVEEELKIYS; this is encoded by the exons atggccgcccgcccgccgccccgctcctgCGACACGTTCGTggcgctgccgcccgccgcGGCCGGGGGCCGGGTGGTGTTCGGCAAGAACTCGGACCGGCCGCGGGACGaggtgcaggaggtgctgcacTGCCCCGCCGCACGGCACCCGCCCGGCGCCGCGCTGCAG TGCACCTACATCGAAATCGAGCAGGTCCGGCACACCTACGCCGTCGTCCTGAGCCGGCCCTCCTGGCTCTGGGGAGCAGAGATGGGCGCTAACGAACACGGGGTGTGCATCGGGAACGAGGccgtgtggggcagggaggaagtCTGCGATGATGAAGCTCTCCTAGGCATGGATCTCGTAAG gCTCGGACTCGAGAGAGCGGACACGGCTGAAAAGGCTCTTACTGTCATAGTTGATTTGCTAGAAAAATATGGACAGGGAGGAAACTGTATGGAGAGCCACATGGCTTTTACATACCATAACAGTTTTCTGATAGCTGACAGAAAGGAAGCCTGGGTGCTGGAGACATCAGGAAAACACTGGGCAGCAGAAAAAGTAGAAG GAGGTGTACGGAATATTTCCAACCAGCTCTCTATCACAACCAAGATTGACAGACAACATCCGGAGCTGAAGGAATATGCCAAAAGCAAGGGCTGGTGGGATGGGGAAAAGGAATTTGATTTTGCTGCCACATATTCTTATGTAAATACTGCCAGAATGACTACATCCAGGGGCCGCTATTGTGAAGGCTACAAACTTCTGAACAAACACAAAG GCTCTATCACTTCTGAAACAATGATGGAGATCCTTCGTGACAAAGAGAGTGGCATTAATATGGAAGGCGGTTTTATGACAACTGGAAGCATGGTGTCTGTACTGCCTCAGGAGCCTAATCTGCCTTGTATTCACTTCTTTACAGGAACTCCAGACCCTGCAAG gTCTGTATTCAAGCCTTTCATTTTTGTGCCCAATGTTACTCAGTTATTAAAAACCACCTCCCCTACATTTGGTCATGATGATCCAGTTAAGAAGCAACCACGTTTTCAGAGTAAGCCAGATCGAAGACATGAGCTCTATAAAAAACATGAAAGTGCTGCTGTAGCTATGGAAGCCATGAAG gaCGAAGGAAAAGAGATGCTGCAGAAGATACAAATGCTGGAGAAAAGTAAGATAAGTGAAGTGGAATCAATCCTGCAAAACGGATGTCTTGACACTAACCAAGTGGTTAACCTTTTTACACAGTGTGTAGAAGAAGAACTCAAAATATATAGTTAA
- the SCRN3 gene encoding secernin-3 isoform X2, with protein MAARPPPRSCDTFVALPPAAAGGRVVFGKNSDRPRDEVQEVLHCPAARHPPGAALQCTYIEIEQVRHTYAVVLSRPSWLWGAEMGANEHGVCIGNEAVWGREEVCDDEALLGMDLVRLGLERADTAEKALTVIVDLLEKYGQGGNCMESHMAFTYHNSFLIADRKEAWVLETSGKHWAAEKVEAGGVRNISNQLSITTKIDRQHPELKEYAKSKGWWDGEKEFDFAATYSYVNTARMTTSRGRYCEGYKLLNKHKGSITSETMMEILRDKESGINMEGGFMTTGSMVSVLPQEPNLPCIHFFTGTPDPARSVFKPFIFVPNVTQLLKTTSPTFGHDDPVKKQPRFQSKPDRRHELYKKHESAAVAMEAMKDEGKEMLQKIQMLEKSKISEVESILQNGCLDTNQVVNLFTQCVEEELKIYS; from the exons atggccgcccgcccgccgccccgctcctgCGACACGTTCGTggcgctgccgcccgccgcGGCCGGGGGCCGGGTGGTGTTCGGCAAGAACTCGGACCGGCCGCGGGACGaggtgcaggaggtgctgcacTGCCCCGCCGCACGGCACCCGCCCGGCGCCGCGCTGCAG TGCACCTACATCGAAATCGAGCAGGTCCGGCACACCTACGCCGTCGTCCTGAGCCGGCCCTCCTGGCTCTGGGGAGCAGAGATGGGCGCTAACGAACACGGGGTGTGCATCGGGAACGAGGccgtgtggggcagggaggaagtCTGCGATGATGAAGCTCTCCTAGGCATGGATCTCGTAAG gCTCGGACTCGAGAGAGCGGACACGGCTGAAAAGGCTCTTACTGTCATAGTTGATTTGCTAGAAAAATATGGACAGGGAGGAAACTGTATGGAGAGCCACATGGCTTTTACATACCATAACAGTTTTCTGATAGCTGACAGAAAGGAAGCCTGGGTGCTGGAGACATCAGGAAAACACTGGGCAGCAGAAAAAGTAGAAG CAGGAGGTGTACGGAATATTTCCAACCAGCTCTCTATCACAACCAAGATTGACAGACAACATCCGGAGCTGAAGGAATATGCCAAAAGCAAGGGCTGGTGGGATGGGGAAAAGGAATTTGATTTTGCTGCCACATATTCTTATGTAAATACTGCCAGAATGACTACATCCAGGGGCCGCTATTGTGAAGGCTACAAACTTCTGAACAAACACAAAG GCTCTATCACTTCTGAAACAATGATGGAGATCCTTCGTGACAAAGAGAGTGGCATTAATATGGAAGGCGGTTTTATGACAACTGGAAGCATGGTGTCTGTACTGCCTCAGGAGCCTAATCTGCCTTGTATTCACTTCTTTACAGGAACTCCAGACCCTGCAAG gTCTGTATTCAAGCCTTTCATTTTTGTGCCCAATGTTACTCAGTTATTAAAAACCACCTCCCCTACATTTGGTCATGATGATCCAGTTAAGAAGCAACCACGTTTTCAGAGTAAGCCAGATCGAAGACATGAGCTCTATAAAAAACATGAAAGTGCTGCTGTAGCTATGGAAGCCATGAAG gaCGAAGGAAAAGAGATGCTGCAGAAGATACAAATGCTGGAGAAAAGTAAGATAAGTGAAGTGGAATCAATCCTGCAAAACGGATGTCTTGACACTAACCAAGTGGTTAACCTTTTTACACAGTGTGTAGAAGAAGAACTCAAAATATATAGTTAA